The DNA segment TGGGCTCTGACAAGTGGAAGCACACGGCCATCACAACGACTTCTGATCTGAAACTGGATCTGAAGCACACGGCCATCACAACGACTTCTGATCTGATACTGGGTCTGAAGCACACGGCCATCACAACGACTTCTGATCTGAAACTGGATCTGAAGCACACGGCCATCACAACGACTTCTGATCTGAAACTGGATCTGAAGCACACGGCCATCACAACGACTTCTGATCTGAAACTGGATCTGAAGCACACGGCCATCACAACGACTTCTGATCTGAAACTGGATCTGAAGCACACGGTCATCACAACGACTTCTGATCTGAAACTGGGTCTGAAGCACACGGCCATCACAACGACTTCTGATCTGAAACTGGGTCTGAAGCACACGACCATCACAACGAGTTCTGATCTGAAACTGGGTCTGAAACACACGGTCATCACAACGAGTTCTGATCTGAAACTGGGTCTGAAGCACACGGCCATCACAACGACTTCTGATCTGAAACTGGGTCTGAAGCACACGGACTTATATGCTGCTGCCTGTGTTCTGCTTGCTGGCCCTTGACCCTGCTGCCTGTCTTCTTCTGTTGTAGCTGTTCTATTgtagctgtttccagctacaatagtcatttacaacattaacaatgtctgcactgtatttctgataaattttatattattttaatggacaaaataagtgtaacagatgtataatgtactctccatgcgttgtgttttctcataaatcacttcggccagtggtcccagttgagcatcatttatttctgttgttaaatgggaaacagcacgttagttgtgcagggcttaacagtattgatggctgtcgatggcaaaatctgtagcatgaagacaactgtgttagcagtggcttatgtgaccatgacatcggtgtatgctagctaacacacttatttacagcaatcatatgccaaagcacatcccagaaagcccctcaatccctaacaggtaccatatacccacacatgtataaaatcagtaacgtacagcaaacttgtacacattgtaaaatagaaaacagtattcagaacgtgacctaccccttgcatcacattttcatactgggaagacctgacgttcgcgatctccccctatctgcaagcggggccaatcacaacaccccttattgtcatcagagttgaactaaccaataagaatgcttgaacatcaaatacacatttctttagaggcaagtggaaacataaccaaccctgttacataaggacatttctaagtgaccacaaacttttgaacggtagtgaatCTAAGTTGTCACTTGacagaattttttatttttttattgtcatTTTCTTCCTGGatgtgtatatgaacagatttcaTGTTTCTAAAATggtgtcagttccactttaaggtACACTTTTAATGAGCCAACAATCTCAAAGAGAAGTTATAGCCGATGTGTGGTGTTATGATATTAGGGTCATATTATGACTTGATGAACAACTTAATAGTGAAGTGAATGTTCAGTGTATACCTGAGTTGTGGGTTATGAAGTTATGGAGAGTGTGTTCGTTAGTGAACTGTGAAGCCTGAACCACTGTATCCATTGCAGGACCAGATTAGGGACATAGAAGATGTGTTTGGAATGACATTCCAGAAAAAAGCCCAGGGACAAGGGAATGACAGTCCATAATAAAGCCCAGGGACAAGGGAATGACAGTCCAGAATAAAGCCCAGAGACCAGGGAATGACAGTCCAGAATAAAGCCCAGGGAATGACAGTCCAGAATAAAGCCCAGGGACCAGGGAATGACAGTCCAGAATAAAGCCCAGAGACAAGGGAATGACAGTCCAGAATAAAGCCCAGGGAATGACAGTCCAGAATAAAGCCCAGGGACCAGGGAATGACAGTCCAGAATAAAGCCCAGGGAATGAGAGTCCAGAATAAAGCCCAGGGACCAGGGAATGACAGTCCAGAATAAAGCCCAGGGACCAGGGAATGACAGTCCAGAATAAAGCCCAGGGACCAGAGAATGACAGTCCAGAATAAAGCCCAGGGACCAGGGAATGACAGTCCAGAATAAAGCCCATGGAATGACAGTCCATAATAAAGCCCAGAGACAAGGGAATGACAGTCCAGAATAAAGCCCAGGGACCAGGGAATGACAGTCCAGAATAAAGCCCAGGGACCAGGGAATGACAGTCCAGAATAAAGCCCAGGGACCAGGGAATGACAGTCCAGAATAAAGCCCAGGGACCAGGGAATGACAGTCCAGAATAAAGCCCAGGGACCAGGGAATGACAGTCCAGAATAAAGCCCAGGTACCAGGGATGGTATACCATACCTTCCAGAGGTTGTAGCTACATTGTaaagtgtgttagtgtgtgattaTGTTTAGgctttttaaattgaacctttattttttttttattttttttttttaaataaattttatcccattttctccccaattttcgtggtatccaatcgctagtaattactatcttgtctcatcgctacaactcccgtacgggctccgtacaggctcgggagagacgaaggtcgaaagccatgcgtcctccgaagcacaacccaaccaagccgcactgcttcttaacacagcgcgcctccaacccggaagccagccgcaccaatgtgtcggaggaaacaccgtgtacctggcccccttggttagcgcgcactgcgcccggcccgccacaggagtcgctggagtgcgatgagacaaggatatccctaccggccaaaccctccctaacccggacgacgctatgccaattgtgcgtcgccccacggacctcccggtcgcggccggctgcgacagagcctgggcgcgaacccagagactctggtggccctagaccactgcgccacccgggaggccctaattgaacctttatttaactaggcaagtcagttagaacaaattattacttacaatgacggccctgccttgttcaggggcagaatgacagatttgaccttgtcagctcgggattcaatccagcaacctttcggttactggcccaacgctctaaccacaaggctacagTATGAAAGATCAAGCTGTATTTATTTAGAACAACTCAAGTTATTAAGAAGATACAAACGTTATTATAGATTAAAATATACATTTAATGTAAAGAGCGATATATAGTCAATTTAGATCACTATGGGGGAAAGCGCAGCCTTCAGCTAGGAACTACAGTTTGATGTGCTGTGTTGCTAGTCGGACGGAACACGTTGCCGGTTCTAGTTACAAGGGTGAGTTAAAAGTTGATCGATAAAAATGTTTGACGGAACAACAACGGACTTGAGATGACATTTTATAAAGCATGCCGTCTTGCGCTTAAGAGGAGACTGTTTACCAAATAATACCCAGATCGGTTCAGCTCGTAGTGCTGTGTTGAAAGCTAGCACATCTAGATAACTAGCGCTAGCTTGGTTGGTGGTCTTTACAGCTAGCTTCCATAGCTAGCAAGTGACATTGCTTATAAAACATGACATTAATGAATAAGACACAAATTATAACGTATTCGAGCTTTGAAGAACGTCCACACTTTATCCCCTCAGCACTAACATTATACTGGTGTCATAAGCTAGTCATCTTACTGGTAAAACGACCTGCCAATCAATAAACTATGATCCATAGCATGAAAGAAGTACTCCGGCGGATACACAACATATTCCTGAAAGTCGCTCTGTTTCCGAGCGCACTGCGGAGGAAAGGTCGGCCGCGTCCCGCAGCTTCGGAGGTGCTGACATGTCACCTGCTACAGCGGAACCTCCCTCCCTGGACCTCCTTCTGTGTCCGCTACAGCGTCGTCACTAACGACCAGTTCGGGAGGTCCAACTTCAACTGGGCCGTACAGGGAGCCAACTACCAGATACTGAGGACGGGCTGTTTCCCCTTTATCAAGTACCACTGTTCCAAAGCACCAGCACAGAACTTAGACTATGAAGACACGTTTTTCAGCATATTGAAAGTCATCAATCTAGGTCAGTGGGAAAAAAAGCCAAGGGGAGACTAGTATTTAATAGTGTCTCCTGAACCTCAACCTGGCTTTCACATGTTTCATATTGATTTAGTAGACAGTTAATTAACTAGTTGTTTCCCCTCATTTTGACAATAACTTCTTATTCTCATCATGTATGTTTTTTTGTCCCAGAATTGTACATGTCATGAACCGTAAGCGTGTCACAATATAGGCCTTAAACTGTACAGTCTACTGCACGCAGAGTGCAACACAAAACACATTTAATTGTTCCATGTTTTCTGCCCCTGTCTTGCAGGTATCCCGTGTTTCGCCTATGGCATGGGCTGTCTGATGGTAATAACAGCTACAGAGACTGTACAGACTAGTGCCGGACCTGTCACTGTATATTTTGCCTtcaaagagaaagacacacaGTATTAAAACAATCTATGTGCTTGGAAGCTAGTTTATTTTTGCAGTGTTAATATTGACGAACTGGAGTGAAACATCTGACCTGTCCTCTTTGGATTGAACTGTGCCTGTGGTGACAACAAGCAGATCCTAATACGACCTGATATATCAGCACCACGGGGCAGTGGACAGCTGCAAGACGCCTGAAGGGGAACGCTCCCCAAAACTGTTCTGCCATATTGATTTCAATCCCTTAGAATTGTAAATATTAGTGAATAAATCTGCAAATAATTGAAATCTCCAGTGATGATTTGTTATAATGCATCAACTCCCGATTTGACTTCTGCAATGTTTCATCAGATTCCTATTTTAATTTTCTGGGGGGATggagatcagctttaatattgtatATAGATTATGGCGTCCATCAATGTAATTGCTGTCtgtatcatttccaatcccctattaaaaaaagtgtaaatatacagtaccagtcaaaagtttggacacacctactcattcaagggtttttcttgattttttactattttctacattgtagaataatagtgaagatatcaaaactatgaaataacacatggaatcatgtggtaaccaaaaaaagtgttaaacaaatcaaaatatattttatattcttcaaagtagccaccctttgccttgatgacagctttgcacactcttgccattctctcaaccagcttcacctggaatgcttttccaacagtcttgaagtagttcccacatatgctgagcacttgttggctgcttttccttcactctgcggtccaactcatcccaaaaccatctcatttgggttgaggtcgggtgattgtggaggccaggtcatctgacgcagcactccatcactctccttcttggtcaaatagcccttacacagcctggaggtgtgttgggtcattgtcctgttgaaaaacaggacaatgacagaatgctgtgttagTGTGACATAGAAGTCCGTCACTGGCCGCGGGCAGCATTTGGTACTTTAACGCACGCACACATTCATCACTCCTCCCTGCTCCGTTATCAGATAAgttaacaatgtgggtcgacacacaagttaacttctctgtcttagtacatacatttcacacttatgtcagtgttcatatttaatataAGCAATATTTATTATACTTATCGATGTTGTGGATGAGCGTGTtgtttgttctgttcctctctctctccatctctgtagcttCCGGGTATGCTGGATAAGGACCCGAGCTAAGGGAATGGGCTGACTTTATAGTGCCTGTCCCAAATGGTTCATTAATGTAAGTGAGCATATTGAAAGACACTGTCAGTAGtgatgtaattttgtaaatgttatgttgtgATATTGTTTCATAAATGTGTTGCAATGTATATACTTTAGTATGTTTATTTAAATGGAAAATGTAGGTTTGTATAGGTAATTGCCTAATTAATTAGTGTTAATtgttctgaggggaggggctagccctacaaaaggagcctctctttcagttcatgGAGAGGCATTTTGGAtcgagctgtggatggggcagcattgttttaagctgtggatggggcagcattgttttaagctgtggatggggcagcattgtgtttagctgtggatggggcagcattgtgtttagctgtggatggggcagcattgttttaagctgtggatggggcagcattgtttttagctgtggatggggcagcattgttttaagctgtggatggggcagcattgttttaagctgtggatggggcagcattgttttaagctgtggatggggcagcattgtttttagctgtggatggggcagcattgtgttgagctgtggatggggcagcattgttttaagctgtggatggggcagcattgtgtttagctgtggatggggcagcattgttttaagctgtggatggggcagcattgtttttagctgtggatggggcagcattgttttaagctgtggatggggcagcattgtgtttagctgtggatggggcagcattgttttaagctgtggatggggcagcattgtttttagctgtggatggggcagcattgtgtttagctgtggatggggcagcattgtgtttagctgtggatggggcagcattgttttaagctgtggatggggcagcattgtttttagctgtggatggggcagcattgtgtttagctgtggatggggcagcattgtttttagctgtggatggggcagcattgtgttgagctgtggatggggcagcattgttttaagctgtggatggggcagcattgttttaagctgtggatggggcagcattgttttaagctgtggatggggcagcattgtttttagctgtggatggggcagcattgtttttagctgtggatggggcagcattgtgtttagctgtggatggggcagcattgtttttagctgtggatggggcagcattgtttttagctgtggatggggcagcattgttttaagctgtggatggggcagcattgtttttagctgtggatggggcagcattgtttttagctgtggatggggcagcattgtttttagctgtggatggggcagcattgtttttagctgtggatggggcagcattgtgttgagCTGTgtatggggcagcattgtttttagctgtgaatggggcagcattgttttaagctgtggatggggcagcattgtttttagctgtgaatggggcagcattgttttaagctgtggatggggcagcattgtttttagctgtggatggggcagcattgttcttagctgtggatggggcagcattgtttttagctgtggatggggcagcattgtttttagctgtggatggggcagcattgtttttagctgtggatggggcagcattgtttttagctgtggatggggcagcattgtgttgagctgtggatggggcagcattgtgttgagctgttgatggggcagcattgtttttagctgtggatggggcagcattgtgttgagctgttgatggggcagcattgtttttagctgtggatggggcagcattgtttttagctgtggatggggcagcattgtttttagctgtggatggggcagcattgtttttagctgtggatggggcagcattgttttaagctgtggatggggcagcattgtttttagctttggatggggcagcattgttttaagctgtggatggggcagcattgtttttagctgtggatggggcagcattgttttaagctgtggatggggcagcattgtttttagctgtggatggggcagcattgtttttagctgtggatggggcagcattgtgtttagctgtggatggggcagcattgtgtttagctgtggatggggcagcattgtgtttagctgtggatgaggtagcattgtgtttagctgtggatggggcagcattgtgtttagctgtggatggggcagcattgtttttagctgtggatggggcagcattgttttaagctgtggatggggcagcattgtttttagctttggatggggcagcattgttttaagctgtggatggggcagcattgtttttagctgtggatggggcagcattgttttaagctgtggatggggcagcattgtttttagctgtggatggggcagcattgtttttagctgtggatggggcagcattgtgtttagctgtggatggggcagcattgtgtttagctgtggatggggcagcattgtgtttagctgtggatgaggtagcattgtgtttagctgtggatggggcagcattgtgtttagctgtggatggggcagcattgtttttagctgtggatggggcagcattgttttaagctgtggatggggcagcattgtttttagctgtggatggggcagcattgttttaagctgtggatggggcagcattgtttttagctgtggatggggcagcattgtttttagctgtggatggggcagcattgtgtttagctgtggatggggcagcattgtgtttagctgtggatggggcagcattgtgtttagctgtggatgaggtagcattgtgtttagctgtggatggggcagcattgtgtttagctgtggatggggcagcattgtttttagctggcCCATAAGGTAGACgtttgatggcagtactgttgtttttgttCCGGAATCACCTTGTAAATAAACACCTAGAAGCACAGAAGAACTTTTGCGGctccgccatctttttattttgatagaggttttccagtttagccttctggcctactctacgtggcagttagccatgctggttaagtgtgccttgaattctaaataaattagagacagtgtcaccagcaaagcaccttcacacctcctccatgcttcacggtgggaaccacacatgcggagatcatccgttcacctactctgcgtctcacaaagacacggcggttggaaccaaaaatctcaaatttggacaaaggacagatttccactggtctaatgtccgttgctcgtgtttcttggcccaagcaagtctattcttcttattggtgtcctttagtggtggtttctttgcagcaatttgacaatgaaggcctgattcacgcagtctcctctgaacagttgatgttgagatgcaatgttacatagatggaaaaaagctgtctgtcaagagagatcagggtccagagtaacgccgaggtccttcacagttttatttgagatgactgtacaaccatcaagattaattgtcagatccaacagtaGATACCTTTGTTTcctgggacctagaactagcatctctgttttgtccgagtttaaaagtaaaacatttaaccccatccacttccttatgtctgaaacaaaTGCTTCCAGGGCAGTTTTGAGGACAGATACAGAGCAGAACAGTCCGAAGCCAATAAAAGGTAATTCACCACCTTcatgagtgcagtctcagtgctatgatggggtctaaaaccagacttgaatttattttatttttttcccacctttatttaaccaggtaggccagttgagaacaagttctcatttacaactggccaagataaagcaaagcagtgcaatacaaacaacaacacagagttacacatgggataaacaaacgtacagttaataacacaatagaaaatctttatacagcgtgtgcaaattaaggaggtaaggcaataaataggccatagtggcgaagtaattacaatttagcaattgacatggagtgatagatgtgcagataaggatgtgcaagtagaaatactggtgtgcaaaagagcagaaaaaacaaatatggggatgaggtaggtagttggttggatgggctatttacagatgggctgtgtacaggtacaccgatcggtaagctgctctgacagccgatgcttgaagttagtgagggagatataagtctccaacttcagtgatttttgcaattcgttccaatcattggcagcagagaactggaaggaaaggtggccaaaggagggtgttggctttggggatgatcagtgaaatgtacctgctggagcgcgtgctacggatgggtgttgctatggtgaccagtgagctgagataaggcggagctttacctagcaaagacttatagatgacctggagccagtgggtttggcggtgaatatgtagtgagggccagccgacgagagcatacaggtcgcaggggTGGGtcgtatatggggctttggtgacaaaacggatggcactgtgatagactgcatccgatttgctgagtagagtgttggaggctattttgttcatgacatcgccgaagtcaaggatcggcaggatagtcagttttacgagggtatgtttatcagcatgagtgaaggaggctttgttgcaaaataggaagccgattctagatttaattttagatTGAAGATGCTTAATATGACTTAAAATTTCGTATACATTACATTATTTGCTGCACAACAGctttttgcatttttttttttagaggaatggaagatttgatatagggcgagtttggtacacatcctgaggatagggagccatttattatgttcaacataggaaggccaagcacaggaagcagctctttcagtagtttagttggaatagggtccagtatgtagcttgaaggtttagagtccattactattttcatgaatgtgtcaagagatatagttaaaaaaaacttgagtgtctcccttgattctaggtcctggcagttctgtgcagactcaggaccactgagctttggagaaatatgcagattcaaagtggagtctgtaatttgctttctaatgatcatgatctaaaaatctgtctttctgcccctgaacaaggcagttaacccactgttcctaggctgtcctAAATagaataaaatgcaaattaattacttaaaaatcatacaatgtgattttctggatttttgttttagattctgtctctcacagttgaagtgtacctatgataaaaattatttgtaagtaggaaaacctgcaaaatcggcagtatatccaatacttgttctccccactgtatgtagcctaatgtaatgtgtctgtgtctattCAGTGTAATGTATCTGTATCTATGTAGTCTAATGTATTTGTATCTATGTAGTCTAATGTCATGTATCTGTATCTATGTAGTCTAATGTAATGTATCTGTATCTATGTAGTCTAATGTATCTGTATCTATGTAGTCTAATGTAATGTATCTGTATCTATGTAGTCTAATGTAATGTATCTGTATCTATGTAGCCtaatgtaatgtgtctgtatctatgtagcctaatgtaatgtgtctgtatctatgtagtctaatgtaatgtatctgtatctatgtagtctaatgtatctgtatctatgtagtctaatgtaatgtatctgtatctatgtagtctaatgtaatgtatctgtatctatgtagtctaatgtaatgtatctgtatctatgtagtctaatgtaatgtatctgtatctatgtagcctaatgtaatgtgtctgtatctatgtagcctaatgtaatgtgtctgtatctatgtagtctaatgtaatgtatctgtatctatgtagtctaatgtaatgtatctgtatctatgtagcctaatgtaatgtgtctgtatctatgtagtcTAATGTAATGTATCTGTATCTATGTAGTCTAATGTATCTGTATCTATGTAGTCTAATGTATCTGTATCT comes from the Salvelinus namaycush isolate Seneca chromosome 21, SaNama_1.0, whole genome shotgun sequence genome and includes:
- the c21h15orf61 gene encoding uncharacterized protein C15orf61 homolog; this translates as MIHSMKEVLRRIHNIFLKVALFPSALRRKGRPRPAASEVLTCHLLQRNLPPWTSFCVRYSVVTNDQFGRSNFNWAVQGANYQILRTGCFPFIKYHCSKAPAQNLDYEDTFFSILKVINLGIPCFAYGMGCLMVITATETVQTSAGPVTVYFAFKEKDTQY